The following is a genomic window from Citrifermentans bemidjiense Bem.
CTCCAAAAGGACCGGCTTGCACTGTTCCATCGCCTTCTTGAAGGCCATGGAACCCGCCACCTTGAAGGCCATCTCGGACGAGTCGACGGTATGGAACGAGCCGTCGTAGAGAGCCACCTTGAAGTCCACCACAGGGTTTCCGGCGAGGAAGCCTTCCTTGGCCGCCTCCTGGATCCCCTTGTCTACCGCCGGGATGTACTGGCGCGGAATGACGCCGCCGACGATCTTGTCCTCGAACAGGTACCCCTCGCCGCGCGGCAACGGGGAGAGTTCGATCCAGCAATCGCCGTACTGGCCGCGGCCGCCGGACTGCTTCTTGTATTTCCCCTGCACCTTGGCGCTGCCGCGGATGGTCTCCAGGTACGGGACCTTGGGGGTTTTCAAGAGGACGTCCGCGCCGAACTTACGCTTCATCTTCTCGACTATCACCTCGAGGTGCACCTGCCCCATCCCCGAAATGATGAACTCGCGGGTCTGAGGGTCGCGGTGCGACTCTATGGTCGGATCCTCCTCGATCATGCGCTGCAGGGCCGAGTGGATCTTGTCCTCGTCGGCCTTGGTCTTGGGCTCGATGGCGTAGGAGATGACAGGCTGGAGCGGCTGGGCCGGCTCGTAGACGATCGGCTTCGTCTCGTCGCAGAGCGTGTCCCCGGTGACCGTCTCTTTGAGCTTCGCCACCGCGACGATGTCGCCCGCCACGGCCTGCTTGATCGGGTGCTGCTTTTTACCCTCAAGCTCGTAGATCTGTCCGATCCTCTCCTGCACTTCCTTGGTGGAGTTGTACACCAGCGAATCGGAGTTGAGCACCCCGGAATAGACCCTGAAGATGGTGATCTTCCCGGTGTAGGGGTCGGAGGTGGTCTTGAACACCAGCGCGGATAACGGCTCGCTCTCCGAGGGGGCGCGCTCGATGACCTGCTCGGTCTTGGGATCGATTCCCACCGCCTTGGTGCGGTCCAAGGGGGACGGGAGGTAAGCGCAGATCCCGTCCAGAAGCTGGGCGATCCCTATGTTTGCCGTAGCCGAACCGCAGAAGACGGCGGTAAAGGTGCTTCTCAGGGTACCGACCCTGAGCCCGTCCAGGATCTCTTCCTCGGTCAGTTCCCCAGTATCCAGGAACTTCTCCGTGAGCGCGTCGTACGCCTCCGCCACCGTCTCGACCATCAGGTCCCTGAGGCGCTGCGCCTCGGCAAGGTCGTCGGCAGGGATCTCCCCCTCGCTGAACTTCCCCGACCCGTCTTTTTGATACCGGTACGCCTTCATGCGCACCAGGTCGATGACCCCCTCGAAGTTCTCCTCGGACCCAAGCGGTATCTGCACCGCCACGCCGCGCGCCCCCAGCGCCTTCTCCATATCATCGATGGCGCGGAAGAAGTTGGCCCTCTCACGGTCCATCTTGTTGACGAAGGCGATGCGCGGGATCTCGAACTCATTGGCCCATTGCCAGACCTCCTCGGTCTGGACCTTGACGCCGGAGATGGCGGAGAGGATCACGACGGCGCAGTCGAGGGTTCTCATGCAGGCGCGGGTGTCGGCGATGAAGTTGCCGTAGCCCGGGGTGTCGACCAGATGGATGGAGCACCCGTGCCACTCGCAGTGGTCCAGGGAGGAGGTGATGGAGATGCGTCGTTTGACCTCCTCGGGCTCGTAATCCATGGTGGAGGTGCCGTCGTCGACGCGGCCCAGTCGGTCGATCATGCCTGTGTCGAACAGGATGGCCTCGGCGAGCGAGGTCTTGCCCGCACCGCCGTGGGCTACAATTCCGAGGTTCCGCAGTTTTGCCGTTTCATACCTTCCCATAGTGCCCTCCCTTAGAATAGAAAATCAGTGATGACCTACTCTGAAACGAGATCTGACTTGAGTAAAGCAGACGAAACCAACAACAAACTACCCGGCGGTACGAATCTCGATGGGGGGACCTCCTCCTTGTGCCCTGAGGGCGTTGGTTACTTATTTATTCCTCTGGTAGATGATGCGCAGCCCCTCCAAGGTGAGGAACTCGTCCACCTCCTCGATGGTGACGGACTCAGGCGCTATCAGGGAGGCGAGCCCCCCGGTGGCGATTACCTTGGGGTTCTCCTTCCCCTCCCCTTTCATCCGTTGCACGATCCCGTCCACAAGCCCCACGTAGCCGAAGAAGATCCCGGCCTGCATGGAGTTCACCGTGTTCTTGGCGATGATGCTGGGGGGGCGGGCGATATCGACCCGCGGCAGCTTGCTCGCCTTCATGAACAGGGCCTCCATGGAGATGGCGAGCCCCGGTGCGATGGCGCCGCCGCAGTACTCACCCTTCTTGTTGACGTAGTCGAAGGTGGTGGCGGTGCCGAAATCGACGATGATGAGCGCCGTGCGGTACTTCTCGAACCCGGCGATGGCGTTAACGATGCGGTCCGCCCCGACTTCCTTGGGGTTATCGTAGTGGATCGGCATGCCGGTCTTGATGCCGGGGCCGACCACGTAAGGCGAAATCTTGAAGTACTGGCGGGAGAGCTTCTCCAGCACGCCGGTTAGGGTCGGCACCACCGAGGAGATGATGATGTCCTTCACGTCGGTGAAGACGATGTCCGCCAGGCGGAACAGGTCGTGGAACAAGATGCCGTACTCGTCGATAGTCTTGGACTTGTCGGTGGATACCCTCCAGTCCCGGACCAGGCGTTCTTCATCGTATATCCCGAGAACGATGTTGCTGTTCCCGACGTCGATAACCAAAAGCAAACCCGAACCTCCTCACGCAAAGCCGCAAAGGCGCAAAGCAAACCTTCGAGACCTACTCATTTAGTTTCGTCTTTCTTTGCGCCTTCGCGGCTTTGCGTGAGGCGTTTTTAGATGAACGCGACGTCCCCGGACAGCACCGTTTCCAGGGTGCCGTCGCCCAGGAGCACCAGGAGCGCCCCGAAGGAATCCACACCCTGCACCACGCCGCTGAATTCGCGGTTTTGCTGGCTCACCCTTACGCTGCGCCCCTTGATAGCGGAACGCGCCAGCCACTCGGCCCGGACCGGTCCGTCCCCTTGCACCAGAAAATTGTCGTACAGCTGGTCCAGTTCCTCTAAAAGGGCGCGGGTGAACCTCAGCCGGTCCACCTCCTCTCCCCCCTCCTCCAGGAGCGAGGTCGCGGGGTGGCGCAAAAGTCCTTCGCTGATGACGGCCATGCGGAGGTTAAGGTTGACCCCGATGCCAAGAACCACGAAGTTCACCTTCTCGGTCTCAGCATTCATCTCGTTCAGAAGCCCGGCAACCTTTTTCCCGTTGATCAGGATGTCGTTGGGCCACTTGATCTGCGGCTTAAGGTTGGTGCAGCGCTCGACGGCGCGGGCCACGGCGACCACCGAGAGGAAGGTGAGCTGGCAGGCAGCCACCGGGGCTATCGCCGGGCGCAGTACCACGGAGCAGTAAAGGTTCACTCCGGGGGGGCTGAGCCAGATCCGACCTAGCCGCCCCTTGCCGGCCGACTGGGTGTCGGCGATGACCACGGTCCCTTCGGGAGCCCCCTCCTCCGCCATCTTGAAGGCGACGGAGTTGGTGGAATCGGTCTCCTTGAGGCAGATGACCGAGGAGCCGACCCTCTTGGTGCCGAGGCCGGCGGTGATGTCGAGATTGGTGAGAATTTCGGGGGAGGAGAGCAGCCGGTACCCCTTGGAGGGGACAGCTTCGATCTGGTACCCTTTGCCCCTTAACCCCTTGACGTGCTTCCAGACTGCGGTTCGCGAAACCCCCAGCGCCTTGCTGAGCGCGGCGCCGGATACCACACCGTCTCCGGAGCGGAACAGTTCCAGGATTTTCCCGTCTACTCCGGATTCTTTCAAACTTCCTCCATCAGCATGGAGATGTCGGTGGCCCTGACCGAGTGGGTCAAGGCCCCGACCGATATGATGTCCACCCCGGTCTGGGCGATGGATTTGATGGTCTGCAGATTCACCCCGCCCGAGGCCTCGACCAGCGCCCTTTTGCCGATCATCTGGACGGCCTTCGTCATCTCTTCGAGTCCCATGTTGTCGAGCATGATGATGTCGGCGCCGGCCTCAACCGCTTGCGCCACCTGGTCGAGATTCTCGGTCTCCACCTCGACCTTGAGGGTGTGCGCGATGTAGGCGCGGGCGGCGCTCACCGCCTGGAGGATCCCGCCGGCGGCTGCTATGTGGTTTTCCTTGATGAGCACGCCGTCGTAGAGCCCGGTGCGGTGGTTGGTCCCCCCACCTACCCTTACCGAGTATTTCTCAAGCACGCGCAGTCCCGGGGTGGTCTTCCTGGTGTCGACGACGCGGGCGCCGGTTCCTTCCAGCTCCTTCACGTAGGCTGCGGTCTGGGTGGCGATGCCGCACATGCGCTGCAAGAGGTTCAGAGAGACCCGCTCCCCCTGCAAAAGCGAGGCGGCGTTTCCTTCCATGCGGGCGATGACGTCCCCCTTGGCGAGGCTATCGCCGTCGGAGAACTCCGCCTTGAAGCTGACACTGGCGTCGATGCGGGAGAAAACGCGCTCGGCCACGGCGATCCCCGCCAGGACCATCGGTTCCTTGGCGACCAATCTGGCGCGCATCTGGCGCGGCTTGCGTAAAACTGAGAGGGTGGTTATGTCACCGGTGTGGATGTCTTCGGCGAGGGCGTTATCGATTATCTTGTCAATTTGGTTCATGTTATCGGGCATCTCCTTCGAAAAGCGGCATTTTTTTATAGCACAGCTTAACTAGCCCCGCAACCGCTAATACTTCCGCTATAAAAGCTACTGTCGCCACTCCGCGGGGACCCCTGCCTTGGACGCTGCTAGGTCCAAGGCGGCTATCCGGTTCAACAGATCGCCGATGCGGGCGTCGTCAGCCGAGGCCTGCGCCTCCGCCTCATTTATCGCCGCCCGGTCACGCGAACGCTGGAAGATGGCCCTGCGCCGCCTCAGTTCGACCAGTTTCTGCTCCTTTTGGCTGCGTGCCGCCTGCAGCGTTTTCAGCTCCGACCTAAGCTCTCCGAACTGGGCGCGCCACCATGTCTCGTCGTGCCCCCCGGGAACGCTCGCTTCCCCCCTGCCGGCAGCAGGCGCGGCGAGATCCGCGGCAGGGCCCGGCTCGGGGGGCGCAGCCTCCGGGAGCCGGGCCGGTTCCTTCACCTCGATGCGCGTCGCCTTTCCCTTATACTGCTTGGGCACCTTGTGGGCATCGTCGGTCATGTGGACGACACCTTTGGCATCGGTCCATTGGTAAAAAGCGGAACTAGCGGGGGCTGGGATCAGCAGGGAAATAGTCAGGAAAAAGGGCAGGCAAGTTTTCATTGGTTTCCCTCTTAAACACAGTCATTGCAGTCATAAAACATAAAAAACAATCAATACTTTTGAATTGACGGCCACCTTGTCGATGTGTATATTATCCCGGCTAATGCCTCGGTCGGCAGAGCAAATACCAAGCTAGAAGGAGTGTACCATGCAGTTTCGCCTCGCCACCCTTACGCTTCTCATTGTCTGCCTTCTGCCAGTCGCAGTGTTGGCAAAGGAGACAAAGGACATCAAATTCCCTCTTCAGAATGCTGACGCTGTCGTTTTCAGCCATGATGTCCACCTGAAGAAATATAACAACAATTGCAGGATCTGTCACAACGCTATCTTCAATCTTAAGTTAAAGCGTCATTTCACCATGGCCGAGATGGAAAAGACTAAGTCCTGCGGCGCTTGCCATACCGGTGTCAAGGCTTTCAGCGTAGCGGACGACAAGAGCTGCGTCAAATGCCACAAAGGCAAGCCGCGTGACATTCAGTTTAAAGTGAAAAACGCAGGGCAGACCGTTTTCAGCCACAGCAACCACCTTGCCAAACTGAAGGGCGAGTGCAGAGCCTGCCATAACGGCGTGGTCATCACCGGCAAGGAAGGGCGCGTCACCATGGCCCAGATGGAGAAAGGCAAAACCTGCGGCGCCTGCCACAACGGCAAGCGGGCCTTCACGGTAGCCGGCAACTGCGGCAACTGCCACAAAGGGATGAAGCCGCGCGAGATCAGCTTCAAGTCAAAGGGCGTCACCAACGCGGTGTTCAGCCACGACTTCCATATCGAAGCGTTCTCCTGCAAGGATTGCCACACCAAGATCTACCCCTTCCAGGCCGGCGTGAAGCACTTCACCATGGCTGACATGGCTAAAGGGAAGTCCTGCGGGGCCTGCCACAACGGCAAAGAGGCCTTCTCCTCCAACGGCGACTGCAACAAGTGCCACAAAGGGTACAAGCCCGGCACGGTCACCTTCAAGACCGAGAGCGGCGATGTGAAATTCAGCCACGACTTCCACCTGGAAGCTTACAAGTGCGCTGACTGCCACACCAAGCTCTTCCCGTTCAAGGCCGGTGCCAAGCACTCCACCATGGGCGACATGGAGCATGGCAAATCCTGCGGCGCCTGCCACAACGGCAAGGACGCATTCTCCTCCAACGGCGACTGCGACAAGTGCCACAAGATGTAACAGACTGACACATTTTCACACGCAAAAGGCGGCGCCTGCTATCAGGCTCCGCCTTTTTTTATTCATTGCCCATTCCCGCAGCCAAGAAAACAGTTGAGCTCCTAGCCCGCCTCAAAGCTTAGGGTATACTTCCCGAGTTTGAAATTTCCAATAAACACCAGAGACAGTCGCAGTCGAGTGGTTACAGTCATAAAACGACAGCCGGCAGCGCCAGAAAGCGCGGCCGCAAGGAGGCCACCAATGTTCAGACTACCGCATTGCGCAGCCCTGTTCGCCCTCCTGATTACACTCTTCAGACCTGCTCCGGCAATGAGCATCTCATCGGAAATAGTAGGTCATGCCGTAATGACAGCCATACCAGTGTCAGCCATCGCCGTCGCCTACTTCAGACACGACGTGGAAGGCGAAAAGCAATGGCTGCGCAACACGATCGCCAACCAGACCCTCACCTCCATCGCGCGGCTCGGCTTCAACGAGACCAGCCTCGGTAGGCGCCCCACAGGCAACGGCTACGGCTTCCCATCCGGGCACGTCGCCTTCGCCGCTTCCGGTGCCGCCTTCTACAGCGAGCGCTACGGCTGGATGTACGGGGTCCCAGCCTGGCTCGCCACCGCATACGTGGCCAACAACCGGGTTCAGAACCACGACCATCACTGGCGCGACGTCATAGCGTCGATGGCGCTATCCTACGGGGTGGGCAAGCTCTTCGTGACGCCCGAAAACGCGAGCTACGTAGCCCCGGTGATCGGGCCGGACTGGCTGGGACTAAGGTGGGAACGATCCTTCTAAACCAGGGGGGAAAGGACATGGCAAAGCTAAACCTGGGGTGCAGCGGTTTCAGCTACAAGCATTGGCGGGGCAACTTCTATCCGGACGACGTCTCGCAAAAGGCGTGGTTCGCCTTCTACCGCTCGGTCTTTGCTACGGTCGAGTTAAACGTAACCTTCTACCGCATCCCCACGCAGGAAACCTTCAGGCACTGGTACGAGCAAAGCGGCAAGAACTTCTCGTTTGCCGTCAAGGGGAGCCGGTACATCACCCACATAAAAAGGCTGGTGGACGTCGAGAGCGCGCTGGCCAGATTCTTCGGAGCCGCGCAAGAGCTTCAGGAGAAATTGCAGGTGGTACTTTGGCAGTTCCCGCCGCAATTCAAAGCGGATCTTCCCGCGCTGGAAAGATTTCTGGATCAGGTGGCGCAGTATCACGTCAGAAACACGCTTGAATTCAGGAACCAGAGCTGGCTCACCGACGAAGTGGTAGCCCTTTGCAAGAGCCGCAACATCTCACTGTGCATGGCGGACCACCCCCCGTTCATCGACACCCTCCCCGTCACGGCGGACTTCGTCTACATCCGCAGGCACGGCATGGAGGGGAGCTACAACGGGTTCTATACGAGCGAACAGCTGGAAAAGGATGCGGCGAGGATCAGGAGCTACCTGGACCGGCAGCTCGACGTGTACATCTATTACAACAACGACATGGGCGGAGCTGCACCCCAGAACGCGCAGGAACTGGCTTCCATGCTGAAGGAACCCGACTAGGCCCCGCCTCCCCCAGAGCTAAATCCCCCCCGTCCCCCCTTCTCAAAGGGGTGAGCACAATAGCAACTCCTCCACAAAGAGGGGAAAGGTAATTCCTCTACCCCCACCATGATTCAAAGCGGCGGACCGCTTACCTGCTGCAGAGCGCTCTCCAGAGTCTGATCGCCTACGGTGAGATAGAGGTTCCCTTCGGTGACGGTGAGGGACCAGGAGATGACGCGCTGCAGGTCTGTGGCAAGTTGTGAAAGGAAACCGAAATCGAGAGCGACAACGGTCAGGTTGGGGATCGAGGCGAGCTTCACCTGATGCTGCGGCAGCCAGCGGTTCAGCCCGGAACCGAAGGCAAAGAGGATGGCGCGCTCGACGTGCCGGCAGGACTTGGCGAGCTTTTCGGGATCGGGGAGCCCCACCTCGACCCACAGTTGCACCCTCCCATCGGGCCCCTTGCTCCAGAGATCCGGCTCGTCGCCGGAGCCGACCCCCTTGGTGAAGACGAGCTCCTCGCGGAAGCACAGGGCATACGCCAGCAGGCGAGCCAAGAGCCTTTCCGCAGTTTCGGAGGGGTGTTGCGCGATGGTGGTCTGCAGTTGCTCGTAGATCTGGCGGTCGAGATCGGAAAGCTGCACTGAAGCGCGGTAAATCGTAGAGGGAAGTGCCATTAGTTAATCCAATCCTTGAGGTTGTCCGGTATCGCTTTTCAGCACGCCGCGCCAGTCGCAGTTCTCGAAATCGATCAAAAGCGCGGTCGGTATCAAGGTGTCCACTTCGCTAAGCCTTTCGCCTACAAGTGCCGTCGTAAACTCCCTGAAAAGCGCCACCTCCTCGTGCAGCATCTCGTCGAAGGGGGCCCTGAGCCCGTCCATCCGGAGCGGGTCGGCATCGGTGAAGTTCATGGTGCACCACTCGTCGTGCATGACCTCGCCGCCGGTATCGACCAGCGGTATGCCGTGCAGCCGGCAGGTCATGGGGCGGGTTTGGTAGACCAGGCAACGGCCGTCATCTCCCAGCAGCACACAGGGGGTCTCATCCTCGTCGGGCATGAGAACTTCCCACTCCTCCTCGTCGCGGTAGTTCAAGAGGTACGGGTGGTCGAACTCGGGCCATGCCTCGCGCATCAGGGCGAGCCTGTCGCGGCACTTGACCAGCACCGTCTCCCTGGTGGCCTCGGGGAGCTGGTCGAACCCGAGCTTCAGGTAATAGGCGTCGAGGAGCGTGATGTCAAAGGTGGAGCGGCAGCAGGCAGAGCAGCCGCTCTTGCAGGCGATGCTCTCCGGGTAGAGCTCCATCGAGCGGGCGAACCAGGCATCGACCTTATCGAGCAAAATCCGAAATTTAGTCAGTACTTCTTGCATAGAACCTTTAAGCATTACCACAGAGGTCACAGTGGTACACGGAGGACACAAAGGAAAGGCTAAAAGAAAGGGGAAAACCGGGTTCTCCCCCGTTTGAAGATTTTCCTCTGTGCCCTCAGTGAACCTCCGGGACCTCTGTGTTCCGCAGTTCGCATTTGTCTAAAAACAAAGGCGGCAATAGTTTCATTGCCGCCTTCGGTGAAATACTATCTACCGTTTGTTAGGCAAGGATCTCGGACTTGGTGAAGATGGACTTGAGCCAGTACCCTTCGGCCTCGATGTTCTCGCGGCCCCCTTCTTCACGGTCGACCAGGGTGACTACACCCAGAACCACAAGCCCTTCCTCTTCGGCGCGCTTGATCGCCTTGATGGAGGAACCGCCGCTGGTGACGACGTCCTCGACGATGACGACCTTGGAGCCGGGCTTCAGGTTCTTCCTTCCTTCCAGCCAGGCGCCGGTACCGTGACCTTTGGGCTCCTTCCTGATGATGAAGCCGGGAACCGGTTTCCCCGCCAGGAAGCTGGCGATGGAGGTGGCGGTCGCGATCGGGTCGGCGCCGAGGGTGAGCCCCCC
Proteins encoded in this region:
- the fusA gene encoding elongation factor G, with translation MGRYETAKLRNLGIVAHGGAGKTSLAEAILFDTGMIDRLGRVDDGTSTMDYEPEEVKRRISITSSLDHCEWHGCSIHLVDTPGYGNFIADTRACMRTLDCAVVILSAISGVKVQTEEVWQWANEFEIPRIAFVNKMDRERANFFRAIDDMEKALGARGVAVQIPLGSEENFEGVIDLVRMKAYRYQKDGSGKFSEGEIPADDLAEAQRLRDLMVETVAEAYDALTEKFLDTGELTEEEILDGLRVGTLRSTFTAVFCGSATANIGIAQLLDGICAYLPSPLDRTKAVGIDPKTEQVIERAPSESEPLSALVFKTTSDPYTGKITIFRVYSGVLNSDSLVYNSTKEVQERIGQIYELEGKKQHPIKQAVAGDIVAVAKLKETVTGDTLCDETKPIVYEPAQPLQPVISYAIEPKTKADEDKIHSALQRMIEEDPTIESHRDPQTREFIISGMGQVHLEVIVEKMKRKFGADVLLKTPKVPYLETIRGSAKVQGKYKKQSGGRGQYGDCWIELSPLPRGEGYLFEDKIVGGVIPRQYIPAVDKGIQEAAKEGFLAGNPVVDFKVALYDGSFHTVDSSEMAFKVAGSMAFKKAMEQCKPVLLEPIVNMKITVPDENMGDVIGDLNSRRGKVVGVEPKANSQIIRSVVPMSEVLTYSNDLRSMTSDRGMFTSEFSHYEEVPSHLAQKIIQEALDQKGNGNNHKSA
- a CDS encoding type III pantothenate kinase produces the protein MLLVIDVGNSNIVLGIYDEERLVRDWRVSTDKSKTIDEYGILFHDLFRLADIVFTDVKDIIISSVVPTLTGVLEKLSRQYFKISPYVVGPGIKTGMPIHYDNPKEVGADRIVNAIAGFEKYRTALIIVDFGTATTFDYVNKKGEYCGGAIAPGLAISMEALFMKASKLPRVDIARPPSIIAKNTVNSMQAGIFFGYVGLVDGIVQRMKGEGKENPKVIATGGLASLIAPESVTIEEVDEFLTLEGLRIIYQRNK
- a CDS encoding biotin--[acetyl-CoA-carboxylase] ligase produces the protein MKESGVDGKILELFRSGDGVVSGAALSKALGVSRTAVWKHVKGLRGKGYQIEAVPSKGYRLLSSPEILTNLDITAGLGTKRVGSSVICLKETDSTNSVAFKMAEEGAPEGTVVIADTQSAGKGRLGRIWLSPPGVNLYCSVVLRPAIAPVAACQLTFLSVVAVARAVERCTNLKPQIKWPNDILINGKKVAGLLNEMNAETEKVNFVVLGIGVNLNLRMAVISEGLLRHPATSLLEEGGEEVDRLRFTRALLEELDQLYDNFLVQGDGPVRAEWLARSAIKGRSVRVSQQNREFSGVVQGVDSFGALLVLLGDGTLETVLSGDVAFI
- the nadC gene encoding carboxylating nicotinate-nucleotide diphosphorylase, whose product is MNQIDKIIDNALAEDIHTGDITTLSVLRKPRQMRARLVAKEPMVLAGIAVAERVFSRIDASVSFKAEFSDGDSLAKGDVIARMEGNAASLLQGERVSLNLLQRMCGIATQTAAYVKELEGTGARVVDTRKTTPGLRVLEKYSVRVGGGTNHRTGLYDGVLIKENHIAAAGGILQAVSAARAYIAHTLKVEVETENLDQVAQAVEAGADIIMLDNMGLEEMTKAVQMIGKRALVEASGGVNLQTIKSIAQTGVDIISVGALTHSVRATDISMLMEEV
- a CDS encoding DUF4124 domain-containing protein, with the translated sequence MKTCLPFFLTISLLIPAPASSAFYQWTDAKGVVHMTDDAHKVPKQYKGKATRIEVKEPARLPEAAPPEPGPAADLAAPAAGRGEASVPGGHDETWWRAQFGELRSELKTLQAARSQKEQKLVELRRRRAIFQRSRDRAAINEAEAQASADDARIGDLLNRIAALDLAASKAGVPAEWRQ
- a CDS encoding cytochrome c3 family protein; this encodes MQFRLATLTLLIVCLLPVAVLAKETKDIKFPLQNADAVVFSHDVHLKKYNNNCRICHNAIFNLKLKRHFTMAEMEKTKSCGACHTGVKAFSVADDKSCVKCHKGKPRDIQFKVKNAGQTVFSHSNHLAKLKGECRACHNGVVITGKEGRVTMAQMEKGKTCGACHNGKRAFTVAGNCGNCHKGMKPREISFKSKGVTNAVFSHDFHIEAFSCKDCHTKIYPFQAGVKHFTMADMAKGKSCGACHNGKEAFSSNGDCNKCHKGYKPGTVTFKTESGDVKFSHDFHLEAYKCADCHTKLFPFKAGAKHSTMGDMEHGKSCGACHNGKDAFSSNGDCDKCHKM
- a CDS encoding phosphatase PAP2 family protein, giving the protein MFRLPHCAALFALLITLFRPAPAMSISSEIVGHAVMTAIPVSAIAVAYFRHDVEGEKQWLRNTIANQTLTSIARLGFNETSLGRRPTGNGYGFPSGHVAFAASGAAFYSERYGWMYGVPAWLATAYVANNRVQNHDHHWRDVIASMALSYGVGKLFVTPENASYVAPVIGPDWLGLRWERSF
- a CDS encoding DUF72 domain-containing protein; this translates as MAKLNLGCSGFSYKHWRGNFYPDDVSQKAWFAFYRSVFATVELNVTFYRIPTQETFRHWYEQSGKNFSFAVKGSRYITHIKRLVDVESALARFFGAAQELQEKLQVVLWQFPPQFKADLPALERFLDQVAQYHVRNTLEFRNQSWLTDEVVALCKSRNISLCMADHPPFIDTLPVTADFVYIRRHGMEGSYNGFYTSEQLEKDAARIRSYLDRQLDVYIYYNNDMGGAAPQNAQELASMLKEPD
- a CDS encoding YaeQ family protein: MALPSTIYRASVQLSDLDRQIYEQLQTTIAQHPSETAERLLARLLAYALCFREELVFTKGVGSGDEPDLWSKGPDGRVQLWVEVGLPDPEKLAKSCRHVERAILFAFGSGLNRWLPQHQVKLASIPNLTVVALDFGFLSQLATDLQRVISWSLTVTEGNLYLTVGDQTLESALQQVSGPPL
- a CDS encoding YkgJ family cysteine cluster protein, coding for MQEVLTKFRILLDKVDAWFARSMELYPESIACKSGCSACCRSTFDITLLDAYYLKLGFDQLPEATRETVLVKCRDRLALMREAWPEFDHPYLLNYRDEEEWEVLMPDEDETPCVLLGDDGRCLVYQTRPMTCRLHGIPLVDTGGEVMHDEWCTMNFTDADPLRMDGLRAPFDEMLHEEVALFREFTTALVGERLSEVDTLIPTALLIDFENCDWRGVLKSDTGQPQGLD
- the pyrE gene encoding orotate phosphoribosyltransferase, producing the protein MSEKERLKKIIIELSYEKRNVTLASGRQSDFYFDGKQTTLHPEGGYLTGKLFFDAIKDVEGVEGVGGLTLGADPIATATSIASFLAGKPVPGFIIRKEPKGHGTGAWLEGRKNLKPGSKVVIVEDVVTSGGSSIKAIKRAEEEGLVVLGVVTLVDREEGGRENIEAEGYWLKSIFTKSEILA